A single Fusarium oxysporum Fo47 chromosome IV, complete sequence DNA region contains:
- a CDS encoding glycerophosphoryl diester phosphodiesterase has product MNYIEYIANPHRQCAIVAHRGLWNEAPENSLLSIRRTMEAGYNVVEIDVRRAADGEFVLLHDSTLDRMAGIDKKPEELTLKELISLSLRNRDGGPNNPFTKEKVPTLRDVFELTRNKIFIHLDIKHRHVIPEVLDYAQKMGIEKQVDFWADLKTELDLAWIKANITTHNVPFIARTHLEHDDWREQANLALDLKPLICEASFRDLSQVDAMKQQFHDAGITLWVNTLDSVASPGFTDSAALEDPDKVWGRLLRAGFSAIQTDEMAALRSFLPALD; this is encoded by the coding sequence ATGAACTATATCGAATATATCGCCAATCCTCATCGCCAGTGTGCAATTGTCGCCCACCGTGGCTTATGGAATGAAGCTCCTGAGAACAGCTTGCTTTCCATCCGACGCACCATGGAAGCTGGCTACAATGTTGTTGAGATAGACGTACGCCGTGCCGCTGATGGCGAATTCGTACTACTCCACGATAGTACCCTGGATCGGATGGCCGGCATCGATAAGAAGCCAGAAGAGTTGACTTTGAAAGAACTGATATCGCTTTCGCTGAGAAACCGTGATGGAGGCCCAAATAATCCAttcaccaaggagaaggtGCCCACCTTACGTGATGTCTTTGAGCTCACCCGCAATAAGATTTTCATTCACCTCGACATCAAGCATCGTCATGTCATCCCAGAAGTGCTGGACTATGCACAGAAGATGGGTATCGAAAAGCAAGTGGATTTCTGGGCTGATCTAAAGACGGAACTTGATCTAGCCTGGATCAAAGCCAATATCACCACGCATAACGTTCCGTTCATCGCACGCACCCATCTCGAGCATGATGACTGGCGAGAACAGGCCAACCTTGCTCTTGACCTGAAGCCCCTAATCTGCGAAGCCTCGTTTCGGGACCTCTCGCAGGTCGATGCAATGAAGCAGCAATTCCATGATGCCGGAATCACGCTCTGGGTCAATACTCTCGACAGTGTCGCCTCTCCAGGCTTTACTGACAGCGCTGCATTGGAGGACCCTGACAAAGTTTGGGGACGGCTGCTCCGGGCTGGCTTCTCCGCGATTCAGACGGATGAGATGGCGGCACTGCGGTCTTTTCTCCCCGCGCTTGATTGA